The region AGTCGGGATCGCCATTTTCTTAAGCCGTATCGCGGGCCTTGTGCGCGAGCGTGTGTTTGCTCACTTTTTTGGTAACTCGGCAGCGGGCGACGCTTTCAAAGCGGCGCTAAAAATTCCAAATTTTCTACAAAACTTGTTCGGTGAAGGTGTTCTTTCCGCAAGTTTCATCCCCGTTTATGCCCAGCTCTTAGCAAAGAAACACGATGAAGAGGCCGCTAAGGTCGCCTCGGTAATCGGAAGTTTGATGTTTTTGATGACGTCCGTCTTGGTTATATCAGGTGTTTTTGCGACACCCGTTTTGATCGATTTAATTGCCCCAGGGTTTGAGGGAGAAAAGCGTGAATTGACGATTAAAATCGTTCAGATTCTATTCCCGGGAACGGGATTTCTGGTGATGTCAGCGTGGTGTCTGGGAATTTTAAATTCCCATAAAAAGTTTTTCCTTTCCTATGTGGCGCCGGTCATCTGGAATTTGACTATCATCGCGACACTGGTTGCATGGGGTTCGCGCCAGACTCAGTTTGATTTAGCGATCACCGTGGCCTGGGGGTTGGTCGCAGGAAGTTTCTTACAATTCTTTGTGCAATTGCCATCGGCTTTACGTTTGGGAAAAAAAATCTTGCCGTCATTGGATCTGAAACTATCTAGTGTCACAACCGTGATGAGTAATTTTGTACCCGTCGTGGTGTCCCGGGGCGTTGTTCAAGTCAGCGCGTACATTGATAGTATGCTTGCCAGTCTGTTGCCAACGGGAGCTGTGTCTTCATTGGCCTATGCGCAGACTCTTTATCTTTTGCCGGTCAGCCTATTCGGAATGAGTGTTTCCGCAGCAGAGCTTCCGTCAATGTCGCAAGCGGTGGGCAGTGATGAAGAAATTCGCACTTATCTGCAAGGCCGTCTGAATCGGGGTTTGCAACAAATTGCATTTTTTGTCATTCCAAGTGTCGTTGCCTTTTTACTGTTAGGGGATTTGATCGTGGGTGCCGTATTTCAAACGGGGCAGTTTGATGCAAATAGCACACAAACGGTGTGGATGGTGTTGATTGGCTCCACGGTGGGATTGCTGGCTTCGACTTTGGGGCGTTTGTATTCTTCGACGTTTTACTCGTTGAAGGACACTCGCACTCCCTTAAAGTTTGCGATCATTCGGGTGATTGCAACGACGGGATTGGGTGTTTTGTTTGCTTTCTATATTCCTAAATGGATGGGCTTAAGCCAGGATTGGGGAACCCCCGGTTTGACGGCATCAGCTGGGATTGCAGGTTGGATTGAGTTTTATATGCTCCGCAAGTCTTTGAATAAAAAGATTGGCGAAACGGGGCTGCCGATGAAATTCCAATTCAAAGTCTGGGCGATTGCCATTGTCAGTGCGGCAGTGGGGGCAGCTGCGGGACGCTTTTTGCTTCCTCAGCAGCTGCATGTAATTGTTCGCGCCGTGCTTGCCGTCGGAACATACGGAGTGTTGTATTTTGGACTCGGTTATTTCTTCCAGGTTGAACAAGCGCAGGGTTTTATCCAAAAAGTTTTGCGTCGTTTGAAACGCTAGGCTCTGTTGCGTGACAGGTCGGGGACTTGACCTGTCTTTTAAGAAGCAATTGGTGGCCTTGATTTTTCATAGTATCCTTTCACCGTCATGAATGATTCATCTCTGTGGTCTCCACTTAAAATTTCTGTCTATCGCAACTTTTGGATCTGTGCTTTTTTGTCTAATCTTGGAACTTGGGTTCAAGATGTGGCAGCAAGCTGGGTGATGACTCATCTTTCAACTTCTCCGCTCATTGTCTCTTTGCTTTCATTCACCAGTAATTTACCCGTGGTGTTTTTAAGTATTGCTGCTGGTTACTTTGCTGACCAAGGACATCGCCGTCGTATTTTATTATTTTCTGAAAGTATGATGTTCATCGCTGCCGCTTTACTGGCCTATCTGGTGTGGCAAGAAAAAATCACGGAAGGCATCTTGTTGCTTTTGTCATTAGTGATGGGCGTTGGGTTTGCGTTATCGAATCCTCCCTTCCAAAGTGTGCTGACGGATTTAGTACCTAATGAGCGCCAAGCTCAAGCTGTACTGGTTTACTACATTGGTATCAACATTACGCGAGTTTTGGGTCCCACATTCGGGGGAATCATCTTGGGAGGAGTCGGTCCCGCCGCCGCATTCTTCCTAAATAGCTTGTCGTTCCTGGGATTGATATTATTTTTCTGGAAGTGGCCTGTGAAGGAAGCTGCTCCCCAGCACGAGGAAAAAAAGGAAATCAAATTCACACAGAAAGAATTTGAATTTCTTTTTTCATTCCACAATATGAAATTATGGGTTGAGATCTTTATCGTCACCTTCTTTGCTTCCAGTCTGTGGGCTCTGTATCCGACGAGGGGTCGTTTGGAGTTAGGACTGAATAGCTGGCAGTATGGGTCCTTGTTGGGGTTCCTGGGTCTAGGCGCATGTTTCAGCACCGTTTATTCAAGCAAGATCATGCTTCCTGAAAGAACATCATTGTCGTTAGCAGGAGCTTACTTTGTCTATGCCGTGGGGTTGATGTTTATCGGAATTGCACCAAGCTACATATACATGTGCCAAGGTATGTTCTTTGCGGGTATCGGTTGGTTGATCCTAGCGACATTGATGAACATGAGTTCCAGACAGCTCACAGGCAAGTCTCATTTAAAAGCCACGATGCTTGGAGTTTTCTTAGCTGTTTTTTACGCAGGCATGGCTCTGGGTTCCGTCAGTTGGGGAGCCTTTGCTCGTATGAGTACGACCACAGCATCCCTGGTGACTTCAGCTGCTGGTTTAACAGTGATTGCTCTTTATAAGTTTTTAAGCTCGAAAAAAATCGAAAGTCAGCTCTAAAGACCTTGAGTGGCAACCTTTAAAGGCGAATCGTTGTTAGCGATTCCGGTCGGAGCACGGGTCGCTTTGCTAACGATTCCAAAGGGAATGTCACCCCACCATTTTTCAATGACAATGCCATTTTCTGTAGTGCTCATTTTACAAGTTTTGTATTTGCCAGGACTTGTTTCCAAAGTTTCAATCACGCCGCCGTGGGACTCACATTCCTTTAAAACTTGATGGTATTTTTCAGGCGTAAATAAATCTGCCGTCTCGATAGTTTCGGATGAAGACTCTTGACCCACTTTGGTGTCGATTTTTACCTTCCAGATTTTGTTGGTGGAATTAAATCCTACCACTTCTTTGGTGATATGAATTTCTGAGTTTTCCCCCTCAGCGGTTTTAAATTCTCCGGACCAAGTGACCTTGTCACCAATGCTGGGATAGGCGTGGACAAATGCAGAAGCCAAAGTCACAAATGTAAAAACAAAAGCGATACGTGCCGTCATAACGACCTCCCAAAAGGCTCCAAACAGGAGCTTTTTAAGAATGTCATAGGGGGTTCACCGACGGGGATTAAATCTTGGGCAGGTTGCTATGAATCAAAGCTCACAAAGCAGTGCATTAACGCCGGTTTTTATAGTCTAGAAATGGTCGCCGGAGTAAGCTTGCGCCCATGAAGGACTACGTACAATATTTAGAAGAGGTTTTAGGACTGCAAAAGGTCATGCTCAATGACATGAGCCCGGCAAGTGCAGCACCATCAACAGATGCCGTTGTAAAAACCCGATTCTTTACTCAGCAAGGTCCTTACGTTCCCAAAGAAATGGTTCACCGCGAGTTGGTATTCCTAAATATTCTGACTCAGGCTAAAGAAAGTTTCTTCCGTCCCGATGTGCGCGATCTTTTTGATAAGATGAAATCGGCGATGAAAATTCGCAACATTCAAGTTTTAGAATTAGACTGTACGGTGGAAGATCGTTCTTTGTTGCCTTCCGAATTGGCGCAGTTTTGTGAAAGCAAAGTCGTTGTGGTCTTTAGTTCTTTCCCTAAAGATTTGGGGGAAATGATATTTAAAGGTCCCGGCAAGTGGATTGAAACTTACAGTCCTGCTTATTTACTTGAAGATGCGGCGGCTAAGAAAGTCGTCTGGAATGACCTTCAAAAAGTGATGAGGGAGTTGAATCTATGAAGAAACTCTTTGTTCCTGTGCTGCTACTGATGATGTTGTTGCTGGGAGCGAGAGTTTCCTTTGCCGCAAATTGCACGCTGGCGATCACGATCAACGAAGCAATCACCGCATCTACCACAGACTATCTGGAGCGCGCGGAAAAACGGGCGCAAGACAACCAATGTGATTCCATCTTTATTCGTATCAACACCCCTGGTGGTAGCCTGCAAAGCACTCGCCGTATTGTTGAGCGTATGTTGGCATCAAAAACACCTTATCTATGCTTGATCACTCCACGCGGAGGTCATGCGGGCAGTGCAGGCGCAATTATTCTGCAGGCTTGCCACGTGAATGGGGGAGTTGTGGCAACAAACGTGGGCGCTGCCACTCCGATCTTAGGTACCGGTGAAAAAATGCCTGACGATCTTCGTAATAAGATGATCAACGACACAGTCAGCTGGCTAGAAGGTGTGACAAGACTGCGTGGTCGAGATTTAAAATTTTCCAAAGACATCGTGACGGAAGCTAAATCTGTCAGTTCCAGTGAAGCCGTGGAAATGAAAGCCCTGGATATTTTGGCGGAAGATGAATCGGATTTTCTAAAAAAAGCAGAGGGCCGTAAGGTTCTGTTGCAGGGTAATGAAGCCAAGCAAGTTGTTGTCGGTGATCTAAGAGAATTCGCACCGGATACTCGCTATCAGATTTTAAGCTTTATCGCAGACCCTGAGTTTGCGTACTTGTTATTCATGGGGAGCCTGGGTCTGTTGTATGTGGAGCTGACCCATCCAGGATTGGTTGCCCCGGGAGTTATTGGCGGAATCGGTTTGGTGTTTTCTATGATTGCTTTCCACAAGCTTGAAGTGGTGTGGGGCGGACTGGCACTGATTCTTTTGGGAATTGCTTTTTTGATCGCGGAAATCTTTGTTCCAAGTTTTGGTGTCTTGGGCATCGGGGGCTTGGTTGCGCTGTTTGTGGGAAGTGTGTTTTTGTTTGATGCCAGCACTGGATATACATTGCCGTACACGGTCATCTTACCTGTGGTGCTCGCCATCGGCTTAGTGTTTTTTGGCGTGGGTTTCATGGCCTTAAAAACACTGCGCCTGAAATCTCGCGATGCAGATCATGATTTAAAAGAAAACGAAGGTGTCGTGATAAGCACCGATGAAAATGGTCATCGGGGGCAAATTGCGATTATGGGAGAAACTTGGAACTATGTTTCTGAGGATTTCTTGACGGCCGGAGATCGTGTGCATGTCACTGATCGCCAGGGTCTTACCTTGAATGTTAAAAAAAAGAATAAGGAGTAAGTGAAATGGAATTTATGATTATATTGCTGGTAGTCGGCGCGATCATTCTAAGCTCGATGGTTAAAATTTTGAACGAGTGGGACCGCGGTGTGATCTTGCGCTTGGGTAAGGCTGTTGGCGTGCGTGGACCTGGTTTGATCGTTTTGATTCCGTTCGTTGAACGTATGATCAAAGTCGACACTCGTACCATCGCGATGGATGTGAAGCCCCAAGACGTCATCACCAAAGATAACGTTTCTATGCAAGTAAATGCCGTCGTCTACTTTAAAGTCATTTCTCCACTTGAGGCGATCACAAAAATTGAAGACTTTTATTTTGCCACTAGTCAGTTGGCGCAAACGACATTGCGTTCCGTGATGGGGCAGTATCCTTTGGATGACGTGCTTGAACACCGTGATAAAATCAACGGCGCTTTGCAGGGCATCCTAGATAAGCACACGGAGGCGTGGGGTATTAAAGTAACGATGGTTGAAGTGAAGCAAATCGATTTGCCAAAAGAAATGCAAAGAGCGATGGCACGTGAGGCTGAGGCTGAACGTGAGCGCCGCGCCAAAGTTATTTCTGCAGACGGGGAGTTGCAGCGTGCCGAAAAGTTGGCTCACGCCTCTCAAACGCTTTCTAGCTCTCCCTCGGCCTTACAGCTGGCTTATTTGCAGACTCTGACTGAGATTGCAGGAGATAAGACCAATACGGTCATCTTCCCGTTGCCACTAGATTTGGTTAAACCGTTCCTGGATGTGACGAACAAAAACTAGACTTTCATCCTCGCGGGATTGTTTGGTTTAATAGATATGTATCTGCAAGAGGCCTACGGATTGGGCCTCTTTTTTTAACTCTAGGGATGGGGACTGCCTGCGTGAGAATTTTTTGGGCTCTTGTATGTTTTCTAGCGGCGATGACATTAACGATCACCGACGCCCAAGCACAAATTTCCCCTCAAACTTCTGAAGTCTCTCCATCTCTCGTACCCACTGCCGCAAAGGTGGCACCTTCCTACGATAAAGAATTAGTTCGCGTGCGCATTGCAACGCTTTCTAAACGTGTGCAAGTTGCCGGTCTTGGTTTGCGTTTTCAAATTCTTTCTCAGCCCTACCGTCACGTGGCGATTCCCGAAATGGGGCCGGGGACGGCTGAAGTGCGTGTGATGAAAAAAAATGGCAAGAACATCTGGGCCCTTCGTTTAAAGGGGCGCGACAGTGAGCACTTGTTTAAAGAAAAATATCTAATGATCCAAGGCGAGAATTTGCGTGTTGGCGCTCAAAGCTTGCCGTCCCGAATTTTGCTTTCAGCAGGCTCTGGCAATCAAGTGGACGTCGTCGGGGTGTTGCCTTTAGACGAGTACATTGCTGGTGTGATCTCAAGCGAAATGCCAATCAACTGGCCGATTGAAACTTTAAAGGCTCAGGCCGTGGCTGCAAGATCTTATGCCTTGTCTGTGATGGAGGAGCGCTCTGATAAACCCTACCACCTAGAAAGTTCCGTGTTGGATCAGGTTTTCCGTCACATTGCAGACGGTGATGAAAGCGATCCTAAATTGCAAAAGGCGTTAAAGGCGGTTCGTGATACGGCAGGGATTAAGCTTTTTTCTGCTAAAGGTCACGATGTCTTAAAGGCGTATTACCATGCGGACTGCGGCGGACACACGACTCTGGCAAAAAACGTGTGGAGTGGCGGTGTTAATAGCGGTGTGGCGGTTGATAGCTCCTGCCCGACAAATCCCAAAGCAAATTGGACAGTCAAGTTGACTCGTGCCGAGATCGCTGAAAAATTGCAAATGTCTGATGTGACGAAAATCACTTTAGATCGCGCGAATAATGAAACCCGTGTGCGCGGCGTGCGTGTTGCCCTTAACGAAACAGAACAAAGATACATCAGCGCCAACGAATTCCGCCAAGCCTTGGGTTTTTCAGAATTACGCAGCACTTTATTTGAAATGAAACAGCAGGGTGATGAATTCACATTCACTGGTCGTGGATTTGGGCACGGTGTGGGACTGTGTCAGTGGGGCAGTCGCGCCATGGGGCTTAAAGGTCAAAACTTCGTGCAGATTTTAAAACACTATTATCCTGCAGCTCGTATCGCTCGGAATTAATCAATACTGAATGGAATGATGCTGGGAGTGTCGTACGCGTGGTTTTTCGGCGTGCGCGAAAAGATTTGAACTCTCTTTTGCCCTTTGAATCCCACCCATTCCTCTAAAATTTCATTATACTTTGGCGAGACCTTTAACATCGCAAGTCCGATGTCGTATTTTTTCATCAATCCTGACGTATCTTTATGCTTTTTTGAGAAATGCACAAAGATCGCTTCTTCCGAAAGCTCCAAGACCGTGTGAAACTGGTTTTTAAAATCGGGATGATTTTTTAGATAGTAATAATAAACGTATTCGTCGATGGCGACGAAAGACACGCGATTGGACTTTAACATCATCAAAGACGTCAGGTCGCTAGAGGTAAAGATTTTATTGATCTGGGTGTTCTCATCGAACTCTTTCCCAAAGGGGAATTCTGCCGGCAAGGCGACGGATTTACCTTCAAGATCTTTCACCCGATTTGGTTTTTTACGAACTGTGATATTGTTTGCAAGGATCAGCCCTTTGGATTTAAAGAGAGGTTCTTTGGGAAAAACAAAATCGGAATCCATCTCTTTGGAGTGGGCCGAATTAAAGCACGCCACATAGCGACCGGTCGCGGTTTGAGCCTTGCAGCGTGTGTAGGGAACTTGTACGAGTTCAATCGTTTCACCGACGTTTTTAAATGCTGCTCGGACAATATCAATCGACATTCCGACGGCGCGGTTTTCTTTTTTAAATGCAAAGGGAGGCCAAGAATCTTCAACGAGAATTTTGATAGGTTTTGCAGTGGCGGAAGTGCTTGCAAAGAATAGAAAGACTGTCAGGAATAAGTTGAGCGCCAAATGCATAGCTGTTGTTTAACAGGCGCTACTCTTGCGATCATCTTACTTGTATGTAATAGAAAACTAGAAACCCATGAAAACTCGAGCTGCGAACATGAATACAGCGCCGAGAATCAAAACATTAGTAGCAGTGACAGTCATTTTTGCGTCCTTTTTATACGTGATACATCCCATTTCGGTAATGTTAGGGAAAATCTTAAATATTATTTTTGCGTCCAATACTTTTACATGTCTTATTTTTAGATTAAGTGCCGCAATTGCGCCTACCCCTTGGCCCTTAGTCACTCCTGCTTGTTTGTCTCATCCTGAGAAACAGCGGTTTTCTGGCCTTTAATCGATGAGTTAGGCCACTTGCTCGATCTTGGCACGGGCATGGCATTACAGAACCGTGAGGACCCACCTTTGAAACGGGCCCTTGAAAGAGGAAGATATGAACAACAAATTTAACGCTCCAATGATGATCTTGGTGGCCGCAATCGCACTAGCTGGTGTGGGGTGTGGTAATAATAAGATGGCCGTTGCTGAGTCCACAGCTGTTGTGAATACTTCTAATGGCGGCGGAACAGGGACAATTCCAACATCACCTGATGGCTCATCCACGGGTACTGATGGATCAACTAGTTATTCCAATGAAGCGACGTTCACGCCGGTATCTATTAATGAGCTGAATAATTACGTCGGAACTCGCCCCGTAAATAATCCAACAAACTTTAAGCTTAAGATCCAATTGGCTCAAGTCGGCTCCACTGGGAAATACGCAGGTACTGTGAGCTTGTCTTACACAGATTCAGGCGTTCTCTACACGGGTACTTTCACAGCAGGTTCTGGTAAAAACTCGAGCTACTCTGGTTTGAAAGATAACAACACTTATGAAGCTGAATACAACAGATGGTTCACCTCTGGCGGCAAAACGGTCTTCTCTGGTTTTTTCCAAGATCAGTGGGGTGGTGTGGTGCTAGTCGTGGATAACGTTATCAGCCAAGGTGATGCACAAGGTGGTACGATCGTAACGGGTTCTTTGTACTATAAGAACTTTGCACAATCCTACGCAACTCAATCGCCTTACAGAAGATGCTGGTTCATCTATGACGGTCCCTATAACTGCCGCTCGGGCTCAGTGATCAATAAATCCGCTGTAGCTCCGAATGATGGATACATCAAACTTGGTACATTCTCCGGAGTGTCGAAGGCAGCAGCTTTCCAGTAATAGATTATTAACCTAAAACTCTCCGGTTCTGCCGGAGACGAAACTTTTAAGAGCGATCTAATAAAGGTAATCCCCTTACGGGGCTTACAGTAAAACGAGGAGTAACTTTATGGAAAATTCTAATTATAAAAGAATTAATTTTCCGACATTGATCATGCAGCTGATAGCGATGCTTGCCATTTCGGCATTCATGGCTGCTTGTGGTGATAATGGCGGTGGCGGTACAGCGGGCAATGTCTATGCAAATGGCCAAGGCTTCGTGCAAGCAACGCAAATGGGTTCTGTACAAAGTGTGAATCCTATGAACAGCGTTTCAATGGCGTTGAATGTGATCGTGGATAGTGGTGTGAACAACACTTACAACACGTATAATAATGGTTATTACAATAACGGTTATTATAATACGGGCTACTATAACAACGGCTATTATAATGGAAGCGCGACAACGCCGATCAGTGGCACTGCAACGAATATCGCCGGTTACTCCAATCTTGGAACAAACTTGAATCTTTATAATGGTCCGGTGGCTTTCCAAGGGACTATGGTTGTTGGTACAAACTGGTATGACCTTTACGGTTCTGGCTGTCAGGTTCCTCCAGGCACGTACACAGTCGATACTATTACGACCGGTACAATGGGCTCTGGTGGATTGATGTCGACAGTGAGAGTGGTTGCGAACCCAGGTAACATCATCATGGAAATCAACGGCGGTATGATCAATGGCAACCGTTTGGTCGCTTTGCCCCCAGGTGGTATCCACGTAGCGCAAGCTAACGGTATCAATTGCAGCCCCGTGTTTGGCGGCTCGTTCAACTAGGTCGTTCTGTTTCAGATATATATCAAAAAATGCCTTTCACTGACCTCGCAGTGAAGGGCATTTTTTATTTTAAATCGTGACATAATATCTCTTGCGCTTGGTCTAAAGTCTGGTTCTAATATTCACTATGGAACTACCTCTTTGGATCGACTTCTTTGATGAACTACAAAATGTGCGTGGACGTTCCCAAAATACGGTGATGGCTTATCGTCGTGATCTGGAACTCTATATCGAGTATCGCAAAACCCACAACAATGTGACTGGCTTTTATGAGTTTATGAAAAAGAATAAACTCTCCACTCGCTCTCAGGCGCGGGTGATTTCGTCACTTCGTACTTACTTCAAATTTTGTGAAACTCGTGGTCACAACAGCCCTGAACTTCGTGAACTTCGCCCACCCAAGGTCAAAGTGGGACTTCCTAAAGTTTTAACTCCGCAGGAATTTCAGCAGCTATTCGATGCCGCAGAGGTGACTGATCCAGTGAAGACAGCACGCAATCAACTCACGTTGTTGTTTTTGTACGGTTTGGGGTGCCGTGTTTCTGAGTTGATCGCATTGAATGTGACAGACTTTAATCAAACAGATCGTTGGATCAAGGTTTTGGGGAAAGGCAGCAAGGAGCGTTTGGTTCCTTTGACTGAAAAATTAGCGGACACGTTGACGACTTACCTTCGTGAACATCGTTCCGTTTTGATGAAGGACACCACGCCTTCTATCTTGATCAATGATCGTGGGCATCGTCCGTCCCGCGTGGATGTGTGGAGATGGCTTGCCAGCTGGTCGACACGTGCGGGCTTCGCTGAACCCGTTAATCCTCATCGCTTCCGTCATGGTTGTGCGACGGCTTTGCTGGAAAGTGGCGCGGACCTTCGTTCGATCCAAATGTTGTTAGGTCACGCAAGCATCCAGACAACTCAGATATATACGAATGTGACGACGAACACGATGACTCGCACAATCGAGGAGCACCATCCACTTTCGCAAATGGCAGAAGTGGAAAAGTAATCCGACCTTCGGTTTTAAATTGAAGCGAGATGTCTAAAAAAGCCCACCGCAGTTGTGGGCTTTTTTTTGCTCTGTCGCAGGCTCATGAAAATAAAATCCCTTATTCGCGAAAATGAGATTCTTGTTCCGGTCGAAGTCGAAATCAATTTCACCGCGGGTCTTCCGCAAATTCAATTTTTAGGTCTGCCGGACCAGGGCATTCGCGAAAGTATTCACAGAATCAAAAGTGCCATTCGTGCCCAGGGTTTTGAATTTCCCAAGGCGCAACAGGTCTTGGTAAATCTTCGTCCGAATCATTTAAAAAAATCGTCTCGGGGGCTGGAGCTCGCAGTGGCATTGGGAATTTTGTGGGAGTCAGAGCAGCTGGCAAAACCAGCGGACTCCATAATGGTGTACGGGGAGTTGGGATTACTTGGTGAAGTTTTTGAGCCCGAAGATCTAACCACTGATTTTGAGCCTGACGGAAATGTCTTAGTATGGACGGGGCAGTCTCAGAATACTAAAGCGGTTTTCGATCGAAGGGTGATGAGTTGTTTGCAGGATATTCGTGAGCCGGTCGAGATCGCAGCCGTTCCCCGAGAATTCGAAGTGCGCAGACCCCATGGTGACCTTAACCTTCAGTTTCCGGAAAGGCAGGCACGGCTTCTGGAAGTTATCGCTTTGGGCGAGCACTCGGTCTTACTCGCGGGGCCCGCGGGCTCCGGCAAAAGCACCATCGCACGAACTTTGTCGGCGCTCTTAAGCGCTCCCACTCAGGATGACATGCATACAATTTCAAAAAATAATCGGGGCGGCAGCGAGGCCCCTCTTCGCTGGCGTCCCGTGGTGCACCCCCATCATTCTACCACCGCTCTTGGGTTGATTGGTGGGGGTATTCCACCTTTTAAGGGGGAAATCACTCGCGCTCACAAAGGTGTGATGATTTTAGATGAACTCTTAGAGTTCAACGTGCGTGCGCAGGAAGCTTTGCGTGAACCCATGGAGGAGGCGATGATTCGCATTCGTCGCGGCCGTTATGTGGAGGAATTTCCCGCTGAGACCTTAATGATCGCGACCACGAACCTGTGCCCGTGTGGTGATTGGGTGCCAAAATCGAAAGTCGTCTGTGGCAGATCTTTAAAAAAGTGCCAGTCTTATATGGAAAGACTTTCGGGACCCTTGGTGGATCGCTTTCATATCACTTTCTTCACCCAAAAACGGGAGCAGGGGGCTTCAGTGTCGGGCGAGGAATTGCTAGCCCGCCTTGAATCCT is a window of Bdellovibrio sp. SKB1291214 DNA encoding:
- a CDS encoding SpoIID/LytB domain-containing protein — protein: MRIFWALVCFLAAMTLTITDAQAQISPQTSEVSPSLVPTAAKVAPSYDKELVRVRIATLSKRVQVAGLGLRFQILSQPYRHVAIPEMGPGTAEVRVMKKNGKNIWALRLKGRDSEHLFKEKYLMIQGENLRVGAQSLPSRILLSAGSGNQVDVVGVLPLDEYIAGVISSEMPINWPIETLKAQAVAARSYALSVMEERSDKPYHLESSVLDQVFRHIADGDESDPKLQKALKAVRDTAGIKLFSAKGHDVLKAYYHADCGGHTTLAKNVWSGGVNSGVAVDSSCPTNPKANWTVKLTRAEIAEKLQMSDVTKITLDRANNETRVRGVRVALNETEQRYISANEFRQALGFSELRSTLFEMKQQGDEFTFTGRGFGHGVGLCQWGSRAMGLKGQNFVQILKHYYPAARIARN
- a CDS encoding ATP-binding protein; the protein is MKIKSLIRENEILVPVEVEINFTAGLPQIQFLGLPDQGIRESIHRIKSAIRAQGFEFPKAQQVLVNLRPNHLKKSSRGLELAVALGILWESEQLAKPADSIMVYGELGLLGEVFEPEDLTTDFEPDGNVLVWTGQSQNTKAVFDRRVMSCLQDIREPVEIAAVPREFEVRRPHGDLNLQFPERQARLLEVIALGEHSVLLAGPAGSGKSTIARTLSALLSAPTQDDMHTISKNNRGGSEAPLRWRPVVHPHHSTTALGLIGGGIPPFKGEITRAHKGVMILDELLEFNVRAQEALREPMEEAMIRIRRGRYVEEFPAETLMIATTNLCPCGDWVPKSKVVCGRSLKKCQSYMERLSGPLVDRFHITFFTQKREQGASVSGEELLARLESCRMFRARLALKDARFKKLASRWNYEELIADLPSFYMKELFPKEISSRRRELATLRVARTMADLEQAERLQPHHVESALKMTYEPVEALKRLGC
- a CDS encoding MFS transporter gives rise to the protein MNDSSLWSPLKISVYRNFWICAFLSNLGTWVQDVAASWVMTHLSTSPLIVSLLSFTSNLPVVFLSIAAGYFADQGHRRRILLFSESMMFIAAALLAYLVWQEKITEGILLLLSLVMGVGFALSNPPFQSVLTDLVPNERQAQAVLVYYIGINITRVLGPTFGGIILGGVGPAAAFFLNSLSFLGLILFFWKWPVKEAAPQHEEKKEIKFTQKEFEFLFSFHNMKLWVEIFIVTFFASSLWALYPTRGRLELGLNSWQYGSLLGFLGLGACFSTVYSSKIMLPERTSLSLAGAYFVYAVGLMFIGIAPSYIYMCQGMFFAGIGWLILATLMNMSSRQLTGKSHLKATMLGVFLAVFYAGMALGSVSWGAFARMSTTTASLVTSAAGLTVIALYKFLSSKKIESQL
- the murJ gene encoding murein biosynthesis integral membrane protein MurJ, which codes for MKNHAFLVGIAIFLSRIAGLVRERVFAHFFGNSAAGDAFKAALKIPNFLQNLFGEGVLSASFIPVYAQLLAKKHDEEAAKVASVIGSLMFLMTSVLVISGVFATPVLIDLIAPGFEGEKRELTIKIVQILFPGTGFLVMSAWCLGILNSHKKFFLSYVAPVIWNLTIIATLVAWGSRQTQFDLAITVAWGLVAGSFLQFFVQLPSALRLGKKILPSLDLKLSSVTTVMSNFVPVVVSRGVVQVSAYIDSMLASLLPTGAVSSLAYAQTLYLLPVSLFGMSVSAAELPSMSQAVGSDEEIRTYLQGRLNRGLQQIAFFVIPSVVAFLLLGDLIVGAVFQTGQFDANSTQTVWMVLIGSTVGLLASTLGRLYSSTFYSLKDTRTPLKFAIIRVIATTGLGVLFAFYIPKWMGLSQDWGTPGLTASAGIAGWIEFYMLRKSLNKKIGETGLPMKFQFKVWAIAIVSAAVGAAAGRFLLPQQLHVIVRAVLAVGTYGVLYFGLGYFFQVEQAQGFIQKVLRRLKR
- a CDS encoding NfeD family protein, coding for MKKLFVPVLLLMMLLLGARVSFAANCTLAITINEAITASTTDYLERAEKRAQDNQCDSIFIRINTPGGSLQSTRRIVERMLASKTPYLCLITPRGGHAGSAGAIILQACHVNGGVVATNVGAATPILGTGEKMPDDLRNKMINDTVSWLEGVTRLRGRDLKFSKDIVTEAKSVSSSEAVEMKALDILAEDESDFLKKAEGRKVLLQGNEAKQVVVGDLREFAPDTRYQILSFIADPEFAYLLFMGSLGLLYVELTHPGLVAPGVIGGIGLVFSMIAFHKLEVVWGGLALILLGIAFLIAEIFVPSFGVLGIGGLVALFVGSVFLFDASTGYTLPYTVILPVVLAIGLVFFGVGFMALKTLRLKSRDADHDLKENEGVVISTDENGHRGQIAIMGETWNYVSEDFLTAGDRVHVTDRQGLTLNVKKKNKE
- a CDS encoding slipin family protein; its protein translation is MEFMIILLVVGAIILSSMVKILNEWDRGVILRLGKAVGVRGPGLIVLIPFVERMIKVDTRTIAMDVKPQDVITKDNVSMQVNAVVYFKVISPLEAITKIEDFYFATSQLAQTTLRSVMGQYPLDDVLEHRDKINGALQGILDKHTEAWGIKVTMVEVKQIDLPKEMQRAMAREAEAERERRAKVISADGELQRAEKLAHASQTLSSSPSALQLAYLQTLTEIAGDKTNTVIFPLPLDLVKPFLDVTNKN
- a CDS encoding site-specific tyrosine recombinase, with the translated sequence MELPLWIDFFDELQNVRGRSQNTVMAYRRDLELYIEYRKTHNNVTGFYEFMKKNKLSTRSQARVISSLRTYFKFCETRGHNSPELRELRPPKVKVGLPKVLTPQEFQQLFDAAEVTDPVKTARNQLTLLFLYGLGCRVSELIALNVTDFNQTDRWIKVLGKGSKERLVPLTEKLADTLTTYLREHRSVLMKDTTPSILINDRGHRPSRVDVWRWLASWSTRAGFAEPVNPHRFRHGCATALLESGADLRSIQMLLGHASIQTTQIYTNVTTNTMTRTIEEHHPLSQMAEVEK
- a CDS encoding substrate-binding periplasmic protein codes for the protein MHLALNLFLTVFLFFASTSATAKPIKILVEDSWPPFAFKKENRAVGMSIDIVRAAFKNVGETIELVQVPYTRCKAQTATGRYVACFNSAHSKEMDSDFVFPKEPLFKSKGLILANNITVRKKPNRVKDLEGKSVALPAEFPFGKEFDENTQINKIFTSSDLTSLMMLKSNRVSFVAIDEYVYYYYLKNHPDFKNQFHTVLELSEEAIFVHFSKKHKDTSGLMKKYDIGLAMLKVSPKYNEILEEWVGFKGQKRVQIFSRTPKNHAYDTPSIIPFSID